GTGCGCGAAACTGGTAATGATGACAACTTGTATCATATTAACGCGTAGGGGCGTATTGCATACGCCCACTGGTTGCCAAACCTCTTAGGGAAACCTTATAGCGGTAAGGCAAACCGCGGCGGCTTACTTCTGCCAAATATTTTATAGCTACCAATCAAGTATACATCCCCGAGAGCCGCCTGACAGGAACCCCCCAACAAGTTTTAAAGAAAACTATACATCTACTGCAAATACTGCAAAATTCAGGTTTAAAAATATTTTCCTTCTGATAAACTATCCCAACCCTAAACAGTCTCGCTGAATAACCGAACTATATAACTTTTATGAATAAAAAACCTTAAAAAGCTTTATACTTTTTTCTTTTTATGACGGTTTTTCCGTAATCTTTTTTTACGCTTATGTGTTTTTATTTTATGACGTTTACGTTTTTTACCACTTGGCATACAACTATACTCTGTTCGCTTCAGAATTCATAACTAGGTTTTTAAATTCATTTGAGGGTTTAAAAACTGGAATCTTTCTGTCGGGAACTGGTACCTCCTCACCTGTTCTTGGGTTACGCGCTTTGCGAGCTTTGCGGGGTTTAATCTTGAAAGTGCCAAAACCACGGATTTCAATATTCTTACCGGTTTCTAAGCTTTTTTTAATTGCATCAAGTAAACTATCAACTGTTGCCGCTACATCGGTTCTTGTCAAACCGGTTTTTTCAGCAACTTGCTCAACCAGATCAGCTTTGGTCATTTCAATCCTCCTATTTAATTTCTTCCATTTATAGTCAAACTAGAACATCCACTGCAACTGTTTTTAGTACATCCGCTGCAACTTGAACCGGTTGATCCGACAAACACAGATGAACACTTAAAACC
This portion of the Candidatus Zixiibacteriota bacterium genome encodes:
- a CDS encoding integration host factor subunit beta is translated as MTKADLVEQVAEKTGLTRTDVAATVDSLLDAIKKSLETGKNIEIRGFGTFKIKPRKARKARNPRTGEEVPVPDRKIPVFKPSNEFKNLVMNSEANRV